Proteins from a genomic interval of Uloborus diversus isolate 005 chromosome 4, Udiv.v.3.1, whole genome shotgun sequence:
- the LOC129221192 gene encoding zinc finger protein 271-like codes for MHSNEKPYSCDYCKKKFSQLGHLKTHLRVHTREKPYSCEHCKKAFSVNSSLKLHLRTHTNEKPYSCEYCQKTFSFSSNLKTHLRTHTNEKPYTCEYCKKAFSNTSSLKSHLRIHTNEKPYSCEYCKKTFSHSFSFKKHLMMHTNEKPYSCYHCKKAFSVSSVLKVHMRIHTNEKPYSCEYCKKTFSFNSNLKSHLRTHTNEKPYSCNQCNKTFSQSSSLKSHLRVHTNEKPYSCEYCKKAFSVRTSLKKHLRIHTNEKPYSCQYCKMAFSESSTLKKHLRTHTNEKPYSCEYCKKTFSQVANMKMHLRIHTNEKPYSCGQCNKTFSQSSHLKIHLRTHTKEKPYSCEYCKTTFAHSSSLKKHLRIHTEEEPYSSH; via the coding sequence ATGCACagtaatgaaaaaccatattcttgtgattattgtaaaaagaaattttctcagttAGGTcacttgaaaacacatttgagggtacacactagggaaaaaccatattcttgtgaacattgcaaaaaggcattttctgttaattcaagcttgaaattacatttgaggacacacactaacgaaaaaccatattcttgtgagtattgtcaGAAGACATTTTCCtttagttcaaatttgaaaacacatttaaggacacacacaaatgaaaaaccatatacttgtgagtattgtaaaaaggcattttctaatACTTCAAGtttgaaatcacatttgaggatacacactaatgaaaaaccgtattcttgtgaatattgtaaaaagacattttctcatagtttttctttcaaaaagcatttgatgatgcatactaatgaaaaaccatattcttgttatcattgtaaaaaggcattttctgttaGTTCGGTTTTGAAAGTACAtatgaggatacacactaatgaaaaaccatattcctgtgaatattgtaaaaagacattttcttttaattcaaatttgaaatctcatttgaggacacacactaatgagaaaccatattcatGTAATCAGTGTAATAAGACATTCTCTCAGAGTTCCAGTTTAAAATCACATTTGAGGgtgcacactaatgaaaaaccatattcttgtgagtattgtaaaaaggcattttctgttagaacaagtttgaaaaaacatttgaggatacatactaatgaaaaaccatattcttgtcaGTATTGTAAAATGGCATTTTCTGAAAGTTCtactttgaaaaagcatttgaggacacacacaaatgaaaaaccatattcctgtgagtattgtaaaaagacattttctcaggtGGCAAATATGAAAatgcatttgaggatacacactaatgagaaaccatattcttgtggtCAGTGTAACAAGACATTCTCTCAGAgttcacatttaaaaattcatttgaggactcacacaaaggaaaaaccatattcttgtgagtattgtaaaacaACATTTGCTCatagttcaagtttgaaaaaacatttgaggatTCATACTGAAGAAGAACCATACTCTTCTCATTAG